The following is a genomic window from Pelodiscus sinensis isolate JC-2024 chromosome 12, ASM4963464v1, whole genome shotgun sequence.
gtgtgctcctggccccactcccagagagccccctgccaccttgcaGTGCTGCCAgagcaagaggaagggggaggtagCTGTGCAAAGCTAGTTCTTGGgggagccagcacacacacagagctggcttaaaagctggctccccatgcctctcagctcctgcctgcccccacccgtcccatgctgctgtctctgtaagAGAGGGAgccgcatgggggaggggggtcaaggGATTGGTGGTTCTGTGGGAGCAGATAtgcgcagggagccagcttgaaagctgacTTCCCAGgtgtactggctcccgcctgctcccctcaccctccaaGCAGCTGCCTGTGGTAAGTGGGACAGGCAGctatctggtgcttgtggggagctggcttctactggctcctgcctccacccccactgctctCCGATACAGAGGCTTATCCCTTAGTCATTTAAatgactatatgctaacatccctaatttgtccTGGAACACTTATGTATAAATTCTCTTACGACTGCAGGAGCCTCTCCGCTGACAACCTTCACTTGGTCTCAGCATTCACCTACGTCACAAGGGTGTGACATTATCCCCATCTTACCaacgggaaactgaggcacagagcgctTGACTGGTGTGACATCACACAGGGactctctagcagaccagggacctGACCCCGGGCCAGCCTCCCTCGGACATCCCCCCCCGCACTGGGAGGCCACCCCGGCCGGCGCGGGGcgcagtgcattgtgggacagGAGGTTGCTGGGCCCAGCCGCGAGGCGCTGTGGCTCTGGCGGTCCCTGTGTACTGGAGGAGCAGAGCATCGCGGGCCGGGCAGCCCCGCCGCGGGACACTGTCCATAGCGGGCTAAgcgcggtgcattgtgggatggGGTGTCCGGGCGCGGAGTCTGCGCGGTGCATTGTGGGGCGGCCAGTCCCGGCGCGGTGCACTGTGGGGCGGGCAGTCTCGGCGCTGCCCGTGCGCGGTGCACTATGGGGCGGGCAGTCTCGGCGCGCGGACCGCGAGCGGTGCACTGTGGGGCGGGCAGTCTCGGCGGTGCCCCCGCGCGGTGCACTGTGGGGCGGGCAGCCCCGACGCGGTGCATTGTGGGGCGGGCAGCCCCGGCGCGGTGCACTGTGGGGCGGGCAGTCTCGGCGCGCGGGCCGCGCGCGGTGCACTGTGGGGCGGGCAGTCTCAGCGCGCGGGCCGCGAGCGGTGCACTGTGGGGCGGGCAGTCTCGGCGCGCGGACCGCGAGCGGTGCACTGTGGGGCGGGCAGTCTCGGCGGTGCCCGCGCGCGGTGCACTGTGGGGCGGGCAGCCCCGACGCGGTGCACTGTGGGGCGGGCAGTCTCGGCGCGCGGGCCGCGCGCGGTGCACTGTGGGGCGGGCAGTCTCGGCGCGCGGCCCGCGCGCGCTGCACTGTGGGGCGGGTAGTTCCGGTGCGGCGGCGGCGGGCGGCGGGCGGCGGCCTTGGCCTTGTGGGAGCTGTAGTCCGCGGCCGGCCGCGGCGGCGGGGCCATGCCGGGCTTCACGTGCTGCGTGCCGGGCTGCTACAACAACTCGCACCGCGACAAGGCGCTGCACTTCTACACCTTCCCCAAGGACGCGGAGCTGCGGCGCCTCTGGCTGAAGAACGTGTCGCGCGCCGGCGTCAGCGGCTGCTTCAGCACCTTCCAGCCCACCACGGGCCACCGCGTGTGCAGCGAGCACTTCCCCGGCGGCCGCAAGTCCTACCTGGTGCGCGTGCCCACCATCTTCCCGCTGCGCGGCGTCAACGAGCGCAAGGGGGCCCGCGCCCGCCGCGCCCGCCCCGCGCCGCCCGCCGCGCCcgcgctgctgctggccctgcccgccGAGCcgcagccgggccccgccccgcccggcgccGAGGACGTGAAGCCCATCGACCTGACGGTGCAGGTGGAGCTGGGCGGGCCCGAGGCGCCGGCGGCGCGGctggcgggcgaggagggcgaGGGCGGCCCGGCGGACCACTCCTACTCGCTGTCGTCGGGCACCACGGCCGAGGAGCTGCTGCGCAAGCTGAACGAGCAGCGCGACATCATCGCCCTGCTGCAGGTGAAGATGAAGGAGATGAAGGGCAGCATCCGCCGCCTGCGCCTGGCCGAGGCCCAGCTGCGCGAGGAGATCCGCGAGAAGGACCGGCTGCTGCACGCGGCCAGCGCCGGCAACCGCAAGCGCCCCGGCCTCTGAGACCCCCGGGCCCGCCTGCCTTGGGGGGGAACCGGGCCCTGGGCGAGGGGGGTGCTGGCGGCCCCTGCCAGGTCACGCCGGGGTAAACTCGTAGGCTGCCCTCCTTCTCCCTTCGTGAACgcccagtggggagggggccgCTGGCTGCTCATGGCATTTCCAGCCCCGTGTCCAGGCGGGCGGCCTTGACGCCCTGTTTTGAATGTAGGTGGCAGCCAGTGCCCTCTCAGCGCTGCTGGGCCAAGAGCAGCTGTCCCCGACCGGATTTGCAAAACTTTTCTAGATGGGACCCATGTTACCACTAAGTGGATGTAGGGCACTGACCATCTGTAAACTGAATGAAACTTGGTACAACATTAACTTGGGAAGCAGCCATATTACTCCTCGGCAGAACCGGAATAACGGCGAAGCACGTTTAGAACCAGGACTGGCGCTGTATCCTCCGTGGAAGTGAACAACCGTGTTCTATTTGGCCGCCTTAAGCAAAGACGGgaggaaagctttcaaaagcccTGTCGAGGTGATGCTGTTTCTTCTGTAAATTACTGATGCCATAAGAAACTGCCGTTTCACATGTGAAAGAATCCCTTTAAAGAGTGCTACAGTCTGGTGTTGTCATTGCTTTCTCTGTGCATTACACATGTAGTTGTTACAGATCTACAGATGTTTTGATGCTTCAACACTGGTAAGGATTATTCTGATTTGGTATAGTGACTTCATGCTTGTTGGCATTCAGTGGCTATAGCACCTCTCCTTGGCTTAAACATTTGATGACTCAAACGTAACTAACAGGCCTATTGGGCTTTAAAAGCCTAACTTCTTCACAAACACCTGGGTTGAAATTTTGGCTTAGCTCACAAGTGAAATGAGTTTAGTTTTGTGAGTCTACAGATCCTCACTGCTTGCTTGTAATATGCTTGGCACAACCAGTAGTTTTGACTTAGGAGAGTTCTCCGGCTGGAATATCCTGGCACTGCTCCAGGATTGAGGAATGTTATAGGCCATCAGTATGGGATGCTTGCATTGTCTCTGTTTCTAGCCGGTGTTAGTCCCTCCCTTTTCATGGACAATaaaacaaaactatcagaaaaattgtggggaaggagaggtgaCGGCTTGAGCCTGAGCATCTTCTTCTAGTAGGACACTTTCAGATGATGATTAGAAAGCCAGTGGATATGGAAACTCAGTGTTCCTGGGGATCTGATACACCCAAATGATTCCACCTTGATGCTTCTATTTAGTGCTTTGCATTTGGACAAATGATACgcttcagaaaagaacagttcACCACAAGCATGCCCTATAATTACATCAAAAATGCCCAGACTCTATTTCAGccaagttggggggggaggggggagtaaatGGATTAACTATAGGTTTTGGGGGTTTAAGAGCTTTGTCTTACGTTCTAATTACATGACACTCAAAAGTGGATCAGGCTGCAGATTTTACTACATCTTATACAACTTTGCTAAATATAAAAGCATCTttagttgggaaacactgattcACTTTTTTTGCTAGCCATCTGTGCAGTTCATTTTGTTCCCAGAGCTGGCATTGTTGAGCCTGAAGGGTTCACAGGGGGTTTGGTCCACAACGGTGTTCAGTGTACAGATGGCTTAGCTAGACTTCAGTAGGTTTAGCTGATACTATGAAGGGTGGGTCAATTCTCTTAACTTGCATATTGACTCTGATGATTGACGAGGAGGCTGCTGGGGACAGCCAGGCCCACAGCCACTGTGGGTCACA
Proteins encoded in this region:
- the THAP11 gene encoding THAP domain-containing protein 11, whose product is MPGFTCCVPGCYNNSHRDKALHFYTFPKDAELRRLWLKNVSRAGVSGCFSTFQPTTGHRVCSEHFPGGRKSYLVRVPTIFPLRGVNERKGARARRARPAPPAAPALLLALPAEPQPGPAPPGAEDVKPIDLTVQVELGGPEAPAARLAGEEGEGGPADHSYSLSSGTTAEELLRKLNEQRDIIALLQVKMKEMKGSIRRLRLAEAQLREEIREKDRLLHAASAGNRKRPGL